The following DNA comes from Ricinus communis isolate WT05 ecotype wild-type chromosome 10, ASM1957865v1, whole genome shotgun sequence.
GTATTATGCATACATATTCACATACACGTCCTTGACAAGATGAGTAAATAACTGATAAGttgatatatattattttaataaaaatactaaaataagaGAAGAGTATTTTtcgttttatatatatatatatatatatatatatatatatatatatattctaaagtaaaagaattttaatagcATAAGTAGTAAcatactaattaaaataaaatatttatctactCCTGATGTTGGTCTCTGTAGGTGTACTAAATGGTGTTGCTGGTTAGTTTTGCCTGTATAAGTATGAATAATAGTTTATTAGTGTTACTGGAGGAAGGAGAGTGTTAAtgacaaaatataaattcttttggTATGAAGACATCACTCTTTCtgttaaaacaaaaatgaaattatttatctatttatcaTGATGTATGAGTTTAATTAGGTCTAATCATAAACTTTAGCATTAGATACTTTGCCAAATAAGTTTTTTCGAACTGAACTGAAACTATTTTGATATTCAAACATGGGTTTTATCGTTGTGATTCTTGAGATAGTTTGAATTATATGGCAAAAAATTATgtcttttattattgttataacttgaaattttatttagtactAAATTAAATCTGTGTGTGCTGAGAAATATAGTTTTTCCATTTTGGCAAAGAAACACTGCTCATACCATAGCAGACTTAAAAGAACTCTGATCAAAACCATGGAGaggaaaaagatattttattatctgaCGTACATTTAAATTACATGCATATGTTACACTGCAATTAATTGTTGTTGAGCCTCAATCCTAATTTCTTCCTTCATTTTCCTTATAAATTCTTCAATTCTCCGATTCAATTCTTCCGTATTTGTTAACTCATCCtttccttctccttctccttgACCATCTTCTTCATCTTGTTTCTCTAAAACTTCTCTTTCTTGTCCGTTGCCTTCATCTTCTGCAACCATGTCTTCACTCTCTCCCTTCTTTgcttcttgttctttttcacctttttcttcttcttcttcttcttcttcttcttctgttgcTGGTGCTAGTTCTGCTactttttctgtttcttcttcatcaacTATGGCTACCAAAGCAACTACCTCTTTGGATACAGTATCATC
Coding sequences within:
- the LOC8282845 gene encoding cyclic nucleotide-gated cation channel beta-1, with protein sequence MDQPENCKQQVQGLVILQSDNKYFVLKKTPLFLVTVSLFSLFLCFYSGFSILPNSFYVYFNTCLFSFLTRTLERKYMFLICNGILAFLAKTSVSSSSSPSGSDDFHNISPAKPTVVDDTVSKEVVALVAIVDEEETEKVAELAPATEEEEEEEEEEKGEKEQEAKKGESEDMVAEDEGNGQEREVLEKQDEEDGQGEGEGKDELTNTEELNRRIEEFIRKMKEEIRIEAQQQLIAV